From one Lycium barbarum isolate Lr01 chromosome 6, ASM1917538v2, whole genome shotgun sequence genomic stretch:
- the LOC132645003 gene encoding hydroxymethylglutaryl-CoA lyase, mitochondrial-like isoform X2 has translation MLASKVIKKTLRWRFRTFIAKPLAFEEQLDDPINMSKDIEREAFQLRRQMGRDSSCNHLFNQDHRVVRTIIGSCSLSNRYYSSHGHLKDIKDKSLGSVPEVVKIVEVGPRDGLQNEKTIIPTEVKVELIKLLVSSGLPVVEATSFVSPKWVPQLADGKGVIEAVRNLTGVRLPVLTPNLKGFEAAVAAGAKEVAIFAAASESFSRSNINCSIEDSLARYHDVARAAKSLSIPVRGYISCVVGCPVEGAVSPSKVAYVAKELVDMGCFEISLGDTIGVGTPGTVIPMLDAVTQVVPLENLAVHFHDTYGQALSNILVSLQRLS, from the exons ATGTTGGCTTCTAAAGTCATCAAGAAAACATTAAGATGGAGATTCAGAACATTTATTGCTAAACCCTTAGCTTTTGAGGAGCAACTTGATGACCCCATCAATATGAG CAAGGACATTGAACGAGAAGCATTCCAATTGCGAAGACAAATGGGAAGAGATTCATCATGTAATCATTTATTTAATCAAGATCATAGGGTGGTTAGAACAATCATTGGATCTTGTTCTTTGTCAAATCGTTACTACAGTAGCCATGGACATTTAAAAGACATCAAAGACAAG TCCTTAGGATCTGTCCCTGAAGTTGTCAAGATAGTAGAAGTTGGCCCAAGAGATGGACTGCAAAATGAGAAGACGATAATACCTACAGAAGTGAAGGTGGAGCTTATTAAATTACTTGTTTCTAGTGGTCTGCCAGTTGTTGAGGCTACTAGTTTTGTGTCTCCAAAGTGGGTACCACAG CTAGCTGATGGAAAGGGTGTAATTGAAGCAGTTAGGAACCTTACGGGGGTGCGCTTACCTGTTTTGACACCAAATCTTAAA GGTTTTGAAGCAGCTGTTGCAGCTGGAGCCAAGGAAGTGGCAATCTTTGCTGCAGCATCTGAGTCCTTTTCTCGGTCTAACATAAATTGTAGCATTGAAGACAGTCTTGCTCGTTATCATGATGTTGCTCGTGCAGCCAAAAGCCTTTCCATCCCCGTTCGTGG GTATATATCATGTGTTGTTGGCTGTCCCGTAGAAGGAGCAGTGTCTCCATCAAAAGTTGCATATGTGGCTAAAGAACTTGTAGATATGGGCTGCTTTGAAATTTCTCTTGGTGATACAATTGGAGTTGGTACTCCAG GTACTGTTATTCCAATGCTTGACGCTGTAACCCAAGTTGTCCCTCTAGAGAACCTTGCTGTTCATTTTCATGACACTTATGGACAAGCTCTTTCTAATATTCTTGTGTCATTGCAA CGTTTATCTTGA
- the LOC132645003 gene encoding uncharacterized protein LOC132645003 isoform X1, with product MLASKVIKKTLRWRFRTFIAKPLAFEEQLDDPINMSKDIEREAFQLRRQMGRDSSCNHLFNQDHRVVRTIIGSCSLSNRYYSSHGHLKDIKDKSLGSVPEVVKIVEVGPRDGLQNEKTIIPTEVKVELIKLLVSSGLPVVEATSFVSPKWVPQLADGKGVIEAVRNLTGVRLPVLTPNLKGFEAAVAAGAKEVAIFAAASESFSRSNINCSIEDSLARYHDVARAAKSLSIPVRGYISCVVGCPVEGAVSPSKVAYVAKELVDMGCFEISLGDTIGVGTPGTVIPMLDAVTQVVPLENLAVHFHDTYGQALSNILVSLQMGISIVDSSISGLGGCPYAKGASGNVATEDVVYMLNGLGVKTNVDLRKLLLAGDFICKHLGRPSGSKVAIALSRTTATTSKL from the exons ATGTTGGCTTCTAAAGTCATCAAGAAAACATTAAGATGGAGATTCAGAACATTTATTGCTAAACCCTTAGCTTTTGAGGAGCAACTTGATGACCCCATCAATATGAG CAAGGACATTGAACGAGAAGCATTCCAATTGCGAAGACAAATGGGAAGAGATTCATCATGTAATCATTTATTTAATCAAGATCATAGGGTGGTTAGAACAATCATTGGATCTTGTTCTTTGTCAAATCGTTACTACAGTAGCCATGGACATTTAAAAGACATCAAAGACAAG TCCTTAGGATCTGTCCCTGAAGTTGTCAAGATAGTAGAAGTTGGCCCAAGAGATGGACTGCAAAATGAGAAGACGATAATACCTACAGAAGTGAAGGTGGAGCTTATTAAATTACTTGTTTCTAGTGGTCTGCCAGTTGTTGAGGCTACTAGTTTTGTGTCTCCAAAGTGGGTACCACAG CTAGCTGATGGAAAGGGTGTAATTGAAGCAGTTAGGAACCTTACGGGGGTGCGCTTACCTGTTTTGACACCAAATCTTAAA GGTTTTGAAGCAGCTGTTGCAGCTGGAGCCAAGGAAGTGGCAATCTTTGCTGCAGCATCTGAGTCCTTTTCTCGGTCTAACATAAATTGTAGCATTGAAGACAGTCTTGCTCGTTATCATGATGTTGCTCGTGCAGCCAAAAGCCTTTCCATCCCCGTTCGTGG GTATATATCATGTGTTGTTGGCTGTCCCGTAGAAGGAGCAGTGTCTCCATCAAAAGTTGCATATGTGGCTAAAGAACTTGTAGATATGGGCTGCTTTGAAATTTCTCTTGGTGATACAATTGGAGTTGGTACTCCAG GTACTGTTATTCCAATGCTTGACGCTGTAACCCAAGTTGTCCCTCTAGAGAACCTTGCTGTTCATTTTCATGACACTTATGGACAAGCTCTTTCTAATATTCTTGTGTCATTGCAA ATGGGGATCAGCATAGTGGATTCATCTATATCAGGCCTTGGAGGTTGCCCATATGCCAAAGGTGCCTCGGGTAATGTGGCTACAGAGGATGTCGTTTACATGCTCAATGGACTAGGAGTGAAGACAAATGTGGATCTGAGAAAGCTTCTATTGGCTGGAGATTTCATCTGCAAACATTTGGGTCGCCCTTCTGGTTCTAAGGTTGCCATTGCCTTGAGCAGAACAACAGCTACTACCTCAAAGCTTTAA
- the LOC132645005 gene encoding uncharacterized protein At5g19025-like: MHHHLVSSFITMAPPSSSSSSKPLKKPSNPNSPNCPSSQLCNHSPSATLDLLIFILVLFSGTFLIISCFSYIFNSLSLLFPYPPSLFFNTLLTHLQENVDVSTQYIFYTFFIIVFLFVVIFFEICCGFGFRSRKCGKPGCKGLRRAMEFDLQLQGEECFLRSGGCESSNKNNNKAVKEIDELPWKGGTENNPDYECLRAELRKMAPPNGRAVLLFRSRCGCPVAKLEGWGAKRGRRHKKALALNGKAEPR, translated from the exons ATGCACCATCACCTTGTCTCTTCCTTCATCACCATGGCTCctccttcatcatcttcttcttccaaACCCCTCAAAAAACCCTCAAATCCAAATTCCCCAAATTGCCCCTCATCCCAACTGTGTAATCACTCCCCATCAGCTACCCTTGATCTTCTCATCTTCATTCTTGTACTTTTCTCAGGCACTTTCCTCATTATTTCTTGCTTCTCTTACATCTTTAATTCCCTTTCTCTCCTTTTCCCATACCCTCCTTCCCTTTTTTTCAACACCCTTTTAACCCATCTTCAAGAAAATGTTGACGTTTCAACCCAATACATTTTCTACACATTCTTTATCATTGTTTTCCTTTTTGTGGTGATTTTCTTTGAGATCTGTTGTGGGTTTGGGTTTAGATCAAGAAAATGTGGGAAACCTGGTTGTAAAGGGCTGAGAAGGGCTATGGAATTTGACTTGCAATTACAAGGTGAAGAGTGTTTCTTGAGATCTGGTGGGTGTGAGAGtagtaataagaataataataaagcTGTGAAGGAGATTGATGAGTTGCCTTGGAAAGGTGGGACTGAGAATAATCCTGATTATGAATGTCTTAGAGCTGAGTTGAGGAAAATGGCACCACCAAATGGACGTGCTGTCTTGCTTTTTAGGTCTAGATGTGGGTGTCCGGTGGCGAAACTTGAAGGTTGGGGTGCTAAACGAGGGCGCCGGCACAAGAA GGCTTTGGCACTTAATGGTAAAGCGGAGCCTCGCTGA